The following proteins come from a genomic window of Coffea arabica cultivar ET-39 chromosome 11c, Coffea Arabica ET-39 HiFi, whole genome shotgun sequence:
- the LOC113719325 gene encoding UDP-glucosyltransferase 29-like — MEGTLRESNAPRFRILMFPWLAHGHISPFMELSKRLAKSNFQVYLCSTEINLNFMKRSAKFDENSSDHAIEFVQLDLPDLPELPPHYHTTKNLPPHLEPTLKRAFHMAKTNFQNILNNLKPDLLVYDGFQPWASELAALNHIPSVLFLVVGAVNLSFVYHSLRCRVSGASETYPFPEIFYRDYEIKKILAKLQESKAKEGDALDVFKSIELSSDIVLVKSWRGIEGKYIDHLSSSCGKKLVAVGPLSNQEDNGKEADSYSLIIEFLNSKDEASVVYVSFGSEYFLSKEEREEIAVGLELSNANFIWVVRFPVGHAIGLEEALPEGFLERVKGRGMVVNGWAPQAKILGHRSTGGFVSHCGWGSVIESIYYGVPLLALPMHLDQPLHARLAVEIGVGIEILKDEDGQIKREEIARVINEVVVKKTEGKLQGQKAIELSKKLREEGGEELHEAIEKLRSLCSKNKQ, encoded by the coding sequence ATGGAAGGGACACTAAGAGAATCTAATGCTCCTAGATTCAGAATTTTGATGTTTCCATGGCTAGCTCACGGTCACATCTCTCCCTTCATGGAACTATCCAAGAGACTCGCCAAAAGCAACTTCCAAGTATACTTGTGCTCCACTGAAAtcaacttgaatttcatgaagagaAGTGCTAAGTTTGATGAGAACTCATCTGATCATGCAATCGAATTCGTACAACTTGACTTGCCAGATTTGCCTGAACTCCCTCCACACTATCACACAACAAAAAACCTCCCACCCCATCTCGAACCAACCCTCAAGCGTGCGTTCCATATGGCAAAAACCAACTTCCAAAACATActcaacaatttgaaacctGATTTGCTAGTCTACGATGGTTTCCAACCATGGGCCTCAGAGCTAGCTGCACTGAATCATATCCCTTCTGTTCTTTTCCTAGTTGTGGGAGCAGTGAACTTGTCTTTCGTTTATCATAGCCTTAGATGCAGAGTCTCTGGTGCTAGTGAGACTTACCCTTTCCCCGAAATTTTTTATAGGGACTATGAGATAAAGAAGATATTAGCCAAGCTACAAGAATCCAAAGCAAAAGAAGGTGACGCATTAGATGTTTTTAAGAGCATTGAACTATCTTCTGATATTGTTTTGGTGAAAAGCTGGAGAGGAATTGAGGGGAAATATATTGATCACTTATCTTCCTCTTGCGGGAAGAAACTGGTTGCTGTAGGACCTCTTAGTAATCAAGAAGATAACGGCAAGGAGGCGGACAGCTATTCCCTTATCATTGAATTTCTGAATAGTAAAGATGAAGCATCAGTGgtttatgtttcttttgggAGCGAATATTTCCTGTCGAAGGAAGAAAGGGAAGAGATAGCAGTAGGGCTGGAGCTGAGCAATGCTAACTTCATATGGGTAGTTAGATTTCCAGTTGGGCATGCCATTGGCCTCGAAGAAGCTTTACCAGAAGGGTTTCTTGAGAGGGTGAAAGGAAGAGGGATGGTGGTGAATGGATGGGCACCACAGGCTAAAATTCTTGGGCATCGAAGCACGGGTGGTTTTGTGAGTCACTGTGGATGGGGTTCTGTGATCGAAAGCATATATTATGGGGTCCCGTTGTTGGCCTTGCCAATGCATCTTGATCAGCCTCTTCATGCAAGACTTGCAGTAGAGATTGGTGTTGGTATTGAGATTCTCAAGGATGAAGATGGACAGATAAAGAGGGAAGAGATTGCTAGAGTCATAAACGAGGTGGTTGTCAAGAAGACAGAGGGAAAACTACAGGGACAAAAAGCTATAGAATTGAGTAAAAAGTTAAGAGAAGAAGGTGGAGAAGAGTTGCATGAAGCAATAGAGAAGCTCAGGTCATTATGCAGCAAAAACAAGCAATAA